In Miscanthus floridulus cultivar M001 unplaced genomic scaffold, ASM1932011v1 fs_365_4, whole genome shotgun sequence, one genomic interval encodes:
- the LOC136531512 gene encoding sugar transport protein MST6-like, which translates to MAGGAAVAPSSSAGKRQDYPGGLTLFVFMACMVAATGGLIFGYDIGISGGVTSMDPFLSRFFPSVYRKQAESADGGNQYCKFDSELLTLFTSSLYVAALVASLFAASVTRAAGRKWSMFAGGVTFLAGCALNGAAVNVAMLILGRVLLGVGVGFANQSVPVYLSEMAPMRMRGMLNNGFQLMITLGILIANLINYGTAKIAGGWGWRLSLGLAAVPAAIITVGSLFLPDTPNSLLERGRPEEANRMLQRVRGTDDVAAEYDDLVAAGEESRAVTHPWRDIRQRRYRPQLVMAVAIPLFQQLTGINVIMFYAPVLFKTLGFGGTASLMSAVITGLVNLVSTLVSVFTVDRAGRRALFLEGGAQMLAAQVAVGALIGAKFGWSGVATVPAGYAAATVVVMCVYVAGFAWSWGPLGWLVPSEVMPLEVRPAGQSITVAVNMLMTFAVAQAFLPMLCRLKFLLFFFFAACVVVMTLFIALFLPETKGVPIEDMAGVWKTHWYWKRFVNDGDDTDGHGVDIEMGCVGEAKK; encoded by the coding sequence ATGGCGGGCGGCGCGgcagtggcgccgagctcgtcggCCGGCAAGCGGCAGGACTATCCCGGCGGGCTGACCCTGTTCGTGTTCATGGCGTGCATGGTGGCGGCCACGGGCGGGCTCATCTTCGGCTACGACATCGGCATCTCCGGCGGCGTCACGTCCATGGACCCCTTCCTGAGCCGCTTCTTTCCGTCGGTGTACCGGAAGCAGGCAGAGTCGGCGGACGGCGGCAACCAGTACTGCAAGTTTGACAGCGAGCTGCTGACGCTGTTCACGTCGTCGCTCTACGTGGCGGCGCTCGTCGCGTCGCTCTTCGCGGCGTCCGTTACCCGCGCCGCGGGCCGCAAGTGGTCTATGTTCGCCGGCGGGGTCACCTTCCTGGCGGGGTGCGCGCTCAACGGCGCCGCGGTGAACGTGGCGATGCTGATCCTGGGCCGGGTGCtgctcggcgtcggcgtcgggttCGCCAACCAGAGCGTGCCGGTGTACCTGTCGGAGATGGCGCCGATGCGGATGCGCGGCATGCTCAACAACGGGTTCCAGCTCATGATCACGCTGGGgatcctcatcgccaacctcatcAACTACGGCACGGCGAAGATTGCCGGCGGGTGGGGCTGGCGCCTCAGCCTCGGGCTGGCGGCCGTCCCGGCCGCCATCATCACCGTCGGCTCCCTGTTCCTTCCGGACACGCCCAACTCCCTCCTGGAGCGCGGCCGGCCCGAGGAGGCGAATCGGATGCTGCAGCGAGTGCGCGGCACCGACGACGTGGCCGCCGAGTACGACGACCTGGTGGCGGCCGGCGAGGAGTCCAGGGCGGTGACGCACCCGTGGCGCGACATCAGGCAGCGGCGGTACCGGCCCCAGCTGGTGATGGCGGTGGCGATCCCGCTGTTCCAGCAGCTGACGGGAATCAACGTGATCATGTTCTACGCGCCGGTGCTGTTCAAGACGCTGGGCTTCGGCGGCACCGCGTCGCTCATGTCGGCGGTGATCACCGGGCTCGTCAACCTCGTGTCCACGCTCGTGTCGGTGTTCACGGTGGACCGCGCCGGGCGCCGCGCGCTGTTCCTGGAGGGCGGGGCGCAGATGCTGGCGGCGCAGGTTGCGGTGGGCGCCCTCATCGGCGCCAAGTTCGGGTGGAGCGGCGTGGCGACGGTCCCGGCGGGGTACGCGGCGGCCACGGTGGTGGTGATGTGCGTCTACGTGGCTGGCTTCGCGTGGTCGTGGGGGCCCCTGGGGTGGCTGGTGCCCAGCGAGGTGATGCCGCTGGAGGTGCGGCCGGCGGGCCAGAGCATCACCGTCGCCGTCAACATGCTCATGACCTTCGCCGTCGCGCAGGCCTTCCTCCCCATGCTGTGCCGCCTCAagttcttgctcttcttcttcttcgccgcCTGCGTCGTCGTCATGACGCTCTTCATCGCGCTCTTCCTGCCGGAGACCAAGGGTGTGCCCATCGAGGACATGGCCGGCGTCTGGAAGACGCACTGGTACTGGAAACGGTTTGTCAACGACGGCGACGACACTGACGGCCATGGAGTCGACATCGAGATGGGCTGCGTCGGCGAGGCAAAGAAGTAG
- the LOC136531513 gene encoding LOW QUALITY PROTEIN: F-box/LRR-repeat protein 14-like (The sequence of the model RefSeq protein was modified relative to this genomic sequence to represent the inferred CDS: deleted 1 base in 1 codon), with the protein MEGLPEPLLAEIIKRITRTSDLNALSLVSKELYNAEAEERVTIRVGCGLHPETKALSSLCFRFPNLWKVEINYSSWTSKQGRQLDNRGILVLSSRCPLLTDLTLSFCSYINDTGIGYLANCKRLKALRLKFAPAISSSGLLSVAVGCKSLSAFHLVGCMKVGSVEWLSYLGRAGSVVELVVKDCKGIKQYDLLKFGQGWMKLENFEFQISNCWLSGTPSSPSYDAQHPYKYDLSCENLKDLRLAHIIPVLMLGHIVAVPHIGLHFLLRKCKALERLCLHYVTGLEKSDMIALFQNCSNLRSFTLHEWPTVRMPLTDKTLVVLGRSCPMLEVVELYFPYCSNTYLSEIGLTQGIVMLVQSAPVRVLMLNGIGNFGDEGMRGLSSAQFLETLVLADCEMITDSGISFLSCTPSLSNLTLQQCNKVTDNGMAELVHSQKLESLTVVCCHGISLNGVQGAARSVHYSA; encoded by the exons ATGGAGGGTCTCCCGGAGCCACTGCTTGCGGAAATCATCAAGAGGATTACGAGGACAAGCGATCTGAATGCTCTTTCCCTAGTGTCAAAGGAGCTCTACAATGCTGAGGCCGAGGAAAGGGTTACCATCCGCGTTGGCTGTGGCCTTCACCCTGAAACAAAAGCCTTGTCATCGCTCTGCTTCCGGTTTCCCAACTTGTGGAAAGTAGAGATCAATTACTCCAGTTGGACATCCAAACAAGGGAGGCAGTTAGACAACCGAGGGATTCTTGTGCTTTCGTCTCGGTGCCCTTTGCTGACGGATCTCACCTTAAGCTTCTGCTCCTACATTAATGACACTGGTATTGGTTATCTAGCGAATTGCAAGAGGCTCAAGGCCCTCAGGCTGAAATTTGCCCCAGCTATAAGTTCTAGTGGGCTTCTCTCGGTAGCGGTCGGGTGCAAGAGTCTATCTGCTTTCCATCTCGTTGGCTGCATGAAAGTAGGCAGTGTGGAGTGGCTCTCGTACCTTGGCAGGGCCGGATCAGTGGTAGAACTTGTGGTGAAGGATTGCAAGGGAATCAAACAGTATGACCTCCTAAAGTTCGGTCAAGGATGGATGAAGCTTGAAAATTTTGAGTTTCAGATCAGCAATTGCTGGTTATCAGGGACTCCTTCTAGTCCCTCTTATGATGCTCAGCACCCGTATAAATATGATCTCAGTTGTGAAAATCTGAAGGATTTGAGGTTGGCGCATATTATACCTGTGCTGATGTTGGGGCATATTGTAGCTGTGCCACATATTGGACTCCATTTTCTTTTGAGAAAGTGCAAAGCATTGGAGAGACTTTGCCTGCACTATGTTACTGGTTTAGAGAAGAGCGATATGATTGCACTGTTCCAGAACTGCAGCAACCTTAGAAGCTTCACACTCCACGAATGGCCTACGGTGAGGATGCCACTGACTGATAAAACCCTTGTGGTTCTAGGTCGCAGCTGCCCTATGCTTGAGGTTGTCGAACTGTACTTCCCATATTGTTCCAATACGTATCTATCAGAAATAGGCTTAACACAGGGTATTGTGATGCTGGTTCAGTCTGCTCCCGTTCGTGTTCTAATGCTTAATGGCATCGGAAATTTTGGTGATGAGGGAATGAGGGGCCTCTCATCTGCACAATTCTTGGAGACACTC GTGCTTGCAGATTGcgaaatgataactgattctggGATAAGTTTCTTATCGTGCACACCGTCCTTGAGCAATCTCACTCTCCAACAATGCAATAAAGTAACTGATAATGGAATGGCTGAGCTGGTACATTCACAGAAATTGGAATCTTTGACTGTTGTATGCTGTCATGGGATCTCTCTGAATGGCGTGCAGGGGGCTGCCAGATCAGTTCACTATTCGGCCTAG